From Triticum aestivum cultivar Chinese Spring chromosome 4A, IWGSC CS RefSeq v2.1, whole genome shotgun sequence, a single genomic window includes:
- the LOC123085358 gene encoding eukaryotic translation initiation factor NCBP-like: protein MEPAVERKVPEQEEQLQPSHARAEDAPPAAVEEEDEAEAEESERRSRELKAGLHPLRRKLVLWYTRRTPGTRSQSYEDNIKKIVDFSTVESFWVCYCHLARPSSLPSPTDLHLFKEGVRPLWEDPANRNGGKWIIRFKKAVSGRFWEDLVLVLVGDQLDYSDDVCGIVLSCRFNEDILSVWNRNASDQQAVMTLRDSIKRHLKLPHTYLMEYKPHDASLRDNSSYRNTWLRG from the exons ATGGAGCCGGCGGTGGAGAGGAAGGTGCCCGAGCAGGAGGAGCAGCTGCAGCCGTCGCACGCCCGGGCCGAggacgcgccgcccgccgccgtcgaggaggaggacgaggcggaggcggaggagagcGAGCGCCGCAGCCGCGAGCTCAAGGCCGGCCTCCATCCCCTTAGG CGCAAGCTCGTGCTCTGGTACACCCGCCGGACGCCCGGGACGAGGTCGCAGTCGTACGAGGACAACATCAAAAAGATCGTCGATTTCAGCACT GTCGAGTCGTTCTGGGTTTGCTACTGCCACCTCGCACGCCCGTCCTCCCTCCCGAGCCCCACGGACCTGCATCTTTTCAAAGAGGGTGTCCGTCCACTCTGGGAG GATCCTGCAAATCGGAATGGTGGCAAGTGGATTATACGGTTCAAGAAGGCTGTTTCTGGGCGTTTCTGGGAGGATTTG GTGCTGGTTCTAGTGGGTGATCAacttgattatagtgatgatgttTGTGGCATTGTGCTAAGTTGTCGTTTCAATGAAGACATCCTGAGCGTCTGGAATCGGAATGCATCAGACCAACAG GCTGTGATGACATTAAGAGACTCGATTAAGAGGCACTTGAAGCTGCCACACACCTATCTGATGGAGTACAAGCCACATGACGCCTCGCTGCGAGACAACTCGTCCTACAGGAACACATGGCTGAGAGGTTAA